AGTGATCTTTTCCTATTCCTACATTTTTTCCAGGGTGATGTTTAGTTCCACGTTGTCGAACTATTATGTTTCCGGAATTCGCATATTGATTTCCATATATTTTAACACCTAATCTTCTTCCGATTGAATCTCTTCCATTTCTAGAACTTCCTGAACCTTTTTTATGAGCCATTTTTAATTTTTGTTTTTTTCTAAAAAAGAAATCACTTTAATTTTTGAAAAAATAGGTCTAAATCCATTTTTTACTTTATATCCTTTTCTTCTATTTTTTTTGAAAATAATAATTTTACTTCCTTTTATATGTTGTAATATTTCTACTTGAACACTTATATTTTCTAAAAAAGGATCTCCAAAAAAAGGAATTCCTTTTTTAGAAAACAAAAAAACTTGGTTTAAAAACATTTTATCTCCCAAATTCATAGAAGAAATATAAGGAACATAAACATATTTATTTTCAATAAGTTGGAATTGCTTCCCTTGTATATTTACAATAGCGTAAGTCATAAAATTTTTAATACTTTAATAACAATTTTTTTGCTTTTAAAAGACCTTCAAATAAACAATCTATTTCTTTAAAAGTATTATACACAGAGAAACTAGCACGAACCATCCCTGAAACTTTAAAAAAGTTCATTAATGGCTGAGCGCACAAATGTCCTGTACGAACAGAAATCCCTAAACGATCTAAAACACTTCCTACATCAAAACAATGTAATTTATTTAAATTAAAAGAAATAATACTGGATTTTTGAGAAAAATCTTTAGTTTCTCCATATAATTGAATTCCATCTATGGAACTTAAACTTTGGATTGCATATGACAAAAGTTTTTCTTTATAAGATTGAATATTTGATATTCCAATTTTTTCCACAAAATCTATAGCCGATCCCCATACAATGATTCCTTCTATATTTGGAGTCCCTGCTTCAAATTTAAAAGGTAAATCGGAATAAGTTGTTTTTTCAAAACTAACATTTTCAATCATTTCTCCTCCAAATTGATAAGGAGAAATAGTTTCCAATATTTCTTTTTTTCCATATAAGACTCCAATTCCAGTAGGTCCATACATTTTATGTGCAGAAAAAACATAAAAATCTGTATTTAAATCTTGCATGTTCAAATCTAAATTAGAAGGAACTTGAGCTCCATCAATCAAAACTAAAGCGCCATATTCATGAGATTTATCAATAATATATTTTATAGGATTAATTATTCCTAAAACATTAGATATATGACTAATAGATACTATTTTTGTTTTTCTTGAAATTAAAAATTCAAAAGACTTTAATTGGAAGAAACCATTTTCATCAATGGGGATTATTTTTAAAATAGCACCTTTTTTTTCACAAAGAATTTGCCATGGAACAATATTTGAATGATGTTCAGAACAAGAAATAATAATTTCGTCTCCTTTTCCTATCAAAGA
This genomic window from Blattabacterium cuenoti contains:
- the rpmA gene encoding 50S ribosomal protein L27, with the protein product MAHKKGSGSSRNGRDSIGRRLGVKIYGNQYANSGNIIVRQRGTKHHPGKNVGIGKDHSLYAIKSGYVYFKKIKKNRSVVSVISRKKTG
- the rplU gene encoding 50S ribosomal protein L21 encodes the protein MTYAIVNIQGKQFQLIENKYVYVPYISSMNLGDKMFLNQVFLFSKKGIPFFGDPFLENISVQVEILQHIKGSKIIIFKKNRRKGYKVKNGFRPIFSKIKVISFLEKNKN
- a CDS encoding aminotransferase class V-fold PLP-dependent enzyme, with protein sequence MFSEEEIQKIRNQFPILNEKVYSNPLVYIDNAATTQKPLQVIQATQNYYSIMNANVHRGLHYLSQKATIQVENTRKKIQKFIHAKYSSEIVFTKGTTESINLVACSISSLIGKGDEIIISCSEHHSNIVPWQILCEKKGAILKIIPIDENGFFQLKSFEFLISRKTKIVSISHISNVLGIINPIKYIIDKSHEYGALVLIDGAQVPSNLDLNMQDLNTDFYVFSAHKMYGPTGIGVLYGKKEILETISPYQFGGEMIENVSFEKTTYSDLPFKFEAGTPNIEGIIVWGSAIDFVEKIGISNIQSYKEKLLSYAIQSLSSIDGIQLYGETKDFSQKSSIISFNLNKLHCFDVGSVLDRLGISVRTGHLCAQPLMNFFKVSGMVRASFSVYNTFKEIDCLFEGLLKAKKLLLKY